The following are encoded together in the Bradyrhizobium genosp. L genome:
- a CDS encoding GntR family transcriptional regulator: protein MSLDDLPTRAPPLQGAEQDALVPRVDRPSQLADKVTRAEELRLQLADEIVRGTLAPGAALDETDIARRFNVSRTPVREALRQLAASGLVDARAHRGAVVARPSLDRLTGMFEAMAELEAMCAGLAAERMTPAERHALEAIHEELRVLSYTGNPDRFHAVNERFHNAIYAGSQNAYIAEMTLATRVRVQPFRRAQFRNLGRLAKSHAEHDRVVVAILRGDRAGAAAAMRAHIELVRGEYEIYAVSV from the coding sequence ATGAGCCTGGACGATCTTCCGACGCGAGCACCACCGCTGCAAGGCGCGGAGCAGGACGCGCTTGTGCCGCGTGTCGATCGTCCGTCACAGCTGGCCGACAAGGTCACCCGCGCCGAGGAGCTGCGGCTGCAGCTTGCCGACGAGATCGTGCGCGGCACGCTGGCGCCGGGCGCAGCGCTCGACGAGACCGACATCGCGCGCCGCTTCAACGTCTCGCGCACCCCGGTGCGCGAGGCGCTGCGGCAGCTCGCCGCGAGCGGCCTGGTCGATGCCCGCGCGCATCGCGGCGCGGTGGTGGCGCGGCCGTCGCTGGATCGTCTGACCGGCATGTTCGAGGCGATGGCCGAGCTGGAAGCGATGTGCGCCGGCCTTGCCGCGGAACGGATGACGCCGGCGGAGCGCCACGCGCTGGAAGCGATCCACGAGGAATTGCGGGTGCTGAGCTACACCGGCAATCCGGACCGGTTCCACGCCGTCAACGAGCGCTTCCACAACGCGATCTATGCGGGATCGCAGAACGCCTACATCGCCGAAATGACGCTCGCCACCCGCGTCCGCGTGCAGCCGTTCCGCCGCGCTCAGTTCCGCAATCTCGGCCGCCTCGCAAAATCCCACGCCGAGCACGACCGCGTCGTCGTCGCCATCCTGCGCGGCGACCGCGCCGGCGCCGCGGCCGCGATGCGTGCCCATATCGAGCTGGTGCGTGGCGAGTATGAGATTTACGCGGTGTCGGTGTAG
- the hpxZ gene encoding oxalurate catabolism protein HpxZ — MDIDLPDVVAEVTAQFERYEQALVTNDVALLDELFRNDSRTLRYGIAENLYGYSEIMAFRAGRSPVGLTRKLDRTVITTYGRDTAIASTLFYRESTPGKVGRQMQTWFRCPEGWRIVAAHVSIIDEPRA; from the coding sequence ATGGACATCGATCTTCCCGACGTGGTCGCCGAGGTCACCGCCCAGTTCGAGCGCTACGAACAGGCGCTCGTGACGAACGACGTCGCTTTGCTCGACGAACTGTTCCGCAACGACAGCCGCACGCTGCGCTATGGCATCGCCGAGAATCTTTATGGCTACTCGGAGATCATGGCTTTCCGCGCCGGGCGCTCGCCGGTCGGGCTGACGCGCAAGCTCGACCGCACCGTGATCACGACCTATGGCCGCGACACTGCGATCGCCTCGACCTTGTTCTATCGGGAGTCAACTCCGGGCAAGGTGGGCCGCCAGATGCAGACCTGGTTCCGCTGCCCCGAGGGCTGGAGAATCGTCGCGGCCCATGTCAGCATCATCGACGAACCACGAGCATGA
- a CDS encoding AtzE family amidohydrolase, with protein sequence MSAAEIAQAVSSRKMTAVAATEAALARIAAHDKVLNSFTDVTADRARANAKAVDAAIAAGKPVGPLAGVPFAVKNLFDVQGLATRAGSKINRDLPPSPRDATLIERLEAAGAVLVGALNMGEYAYDFTGENVHDGPSRNPHDPTRMTGGSSGGSGSAVGGALVPIALGSDTNGSIRVPSSFCGIFGLKPTYGRLSRARSFPFVASLDHLGPFARNVKDLSLAYDAMQGPDADDAGCAARSFEPTLPLLPHDIGGLRIAIAGGYFQKNVFPEATEAVARVAKALGATQIVELPEAARARAAAYIITTTEGASLHLDRLRKRPNDFDPAVRDRLIAGAMIPAVHVDKAQKFRRWYRAKVLELFKSVDVILAPATPCTAPKLGQVNFTLDGVELPVRANIGIHTQPISFIGLPVVAVPVPLEPMPIGVQLIAAPWREDIALRVAYALEQMGVAVAPAPRGI encoded by the coding sequence ATGTCGGCCGCCGAAATCGCGCAAGCCGTCTCAAGTCGCAAGATGACCGCCGTTGCGGCGACCGAAGCCGCGCTTGCGCGTATCGCTGCGCACGACAAGGTCCTCAACTCCTTCACCGACGTCACCGCCGACCGCGCCCGTGCCAACGCCAAGGCGGTCGACGCCGCGATTGCCGCCGGCAAACCGGTCGGTCCGCTCGCCGGTGTTCCCTTCGCGGTGAAGAACCTGTTCGACGTGCAGGGGCTCGCGACGCGCGCGGGCTCGAAGATCAACCGCGACCTGCCGCCGTCACCGCGCGACGCCACGCTGATCGAGCGGCTTGAGGCGGCCGGCGCCGTGCTGGTCGGTGCGCTCAACATGGGCGAATACGCTTACGACTTCACCGGCGAGAACGTGCACGACGGCCCGTCGCGTAACCCGCATGATCCCACGCGGATGACCGGCGGCTCCTCGGGCGGCTCGGGCAGCGCGGTCGGCGGCGCGCTGGTGCCGATCGCGCTCGGCTCCGACACCAACGGCTCGATCCGCGTGCCGTCGTCGTTCTGCGGCATTTTTGGCCTGAAGCCGACTTACGGAAGGCTGTCGCGCGCGCGCTCCTTTCCGTTCGTCGCGAGCCTCGATCATCTCGGCCCGTTCGCGCGCAATGTGAAAGACCTCTCGCTCGCCTACGACGCGATGCAGGGGCCAGATGCCGATGATGCCGGCTGTGCCGCGCGCTCCTTCGAGCCGACGTTGCCTTTGCTGCCCCATGATATCGGCGGTTTGCGGATCGCGATCGCCGGCGGCTATTTCCAGAAGAACGTCTTCCCGGAAGCGACCGAGGCCGTCGCGCGCGTGGCGAAAGCGCTGGGTGCGACGCAGATCGTCGAGCTCCCCGAAGCCGCGCGTGCCCGTGCCGCGGCCTACATCATCACCACGACCGAGGGCGCCTCGCTGCATCTCGATCGCCTGCGCAAGCGTCCCAACGATTTCGATCCTGCGGTGCGCGACCGCTTGATCGCCGGCGCGATGATCCCGGCGGTCCATGTCGACAAGGCGCAGAAATTCCGCCGCTGGTATCGCGCCAAGGTGCTGGAACTGTTCAAATCGGTCGACGTGATCCTTGCGCCGGCGACGCCGTGCACGGCGCCGAAACTCGGCCAGGTCAATTTCACGCTCGATGGCGTGGAGCTGCCGGTGCGCGCCAACATCGGCATCCACACCCAGCCGATCTCCTTCATCGGCTTGCCCGTGGTCGCGGTGCCGGTGCCGCTCGAGCCGATGCCGATTGGCGTGCAGCTGATCGCCGCGCCTTGGCGCGAGGATATAGCGCTGCGTGTGGCTTACGCGCTGGAACAGATGGGCGTTGCCGTAGCTCCCGCGCCGAGAGGAATCTGA
- a CDS encoding DUF4089 domain-containing protein, whose translation MADPLDDYIDAVAHAMALPLEDAWRPAVRANLDVSLRLARLVDEFPLPDETESAAIYSA comes from the coding sequence ATGGCCGATCCACTCGACGACTATATCGACGCCGTCGCCCACGCGATGGCGTTGCCGCTGGAGGACGCCTGGCGTCCCGCGGTGCGCGCCAATCTCGACGTCTCGCTGCGGCTGGCCCGCTTGGTCGATGAATTCCCGCTGCCCGACGAGACCGAGTCGGCGGCGATCTATTCGGCCTGA
- a CDS encoding dipeptide ABC transporter ATP-binding protein: MSPQPLLDVQDLTVEFSTRRGIVKAVQHVNIAVGKGETVGIVGESGSGKSVTSYAVMRILDRAGRIAEGSVMFSGIDVKAATESQMRDLRGREVSMIFQNPRAALNPIRKVGDQIEDVLRQHVQQAQVDDRGEKAIEALEQVKIARPRERYHAYPFELSGGMCQRVVIALALACNPQLLIADEPTTGLDVTTQKAVMDLIVELTKRRAMSTILITHDLGLAAAYCDRVVVMEKGRVVETAKSADIFAAPQHAYTKKLMRATPRLGVSLRDLLPEEEVKPNSVMPGLDPAIHPASQDASSSMDPRGKPGSDETRQPLLSVEKLVKEYPRQGASSVLAKLFGRKPPVEEEVFRAVDGISFHVGHGESVGLVGESGCGKSTTSMMVMRLLDQTSGRILFDGEDIGGIMPQSFARLPRRSRIQMVFQDPTDSLNPRFTAARAIIDPILQLGDIRGRDALRARCEELARLVGLPVNLLDRFPHQLSGGQKARVGIARAIALHPKLVILDEPTAALDVSVQAVVLNLLQDLKQSMGMSYLFVSHDLNVVRLLCDRVIVMRSGRIVEQGTSQQVLGNPQDAYTRELLTAIPHPPLPTH, from the coding sequence ATGAGCCCTCAGCCGCTGCTCGACGTCCAGGACCTCACGGTCGAATTCTCTACCCGCCGCGGCATCGTGAAGGCCGTGCAGCACGTCAACATCGCCGTCGGCAAGGGCGAGACCGTCGGCATCGTCGGCGAGTCCGGCTCCGGCAAGTCGGTGACGTCGTATGCGGTGATGCGCATCCTCGACCGTGCCGGCAGGATCGCCGAGGGCTCGGTGATGTTCTCCGGCATCGACGTCAAGGCGGCCACCGAGAGCCAGATGCGCGACCTGCGCGGCCGCGAGGTCTCGATGATCTTCCAGAACCCGCGCGCCGCGCTCAATCCGATCCGCAAGGTCGGCGACCAGATCGAGGACGTGCTGCGCCAGCACGTGCAGCAGGCGCAGGTTGACGACCGCGGCGAGAAGGCGATCGAGGCGCTGGAGCAGGTCAAGATCGCCCGCCCGCGCGAGCGTTATCACGCCTATCCGTTCGAACTGTCCGGCGGCATGTGCCAACGCGTCGTGATCGCGCTGGCGCTGGCCTGCAATCCGCAGCTCCTGATCGCGGACGAGCCGACCACCGGTCTCGACGTCACGACGCAGAAGGCGGTGATGGATTTGATCGTCGAGCTGACCAAGCGTCGCGCGATGTCGACCATCCTGATCACCCACGATCTCGGCCTCGCCGCGGCCTATTGCGACCGTGTCGTGGTGATGGAGAAGGGCCGCGTGGTCGAGACCGCGAAATCGGCCGACATCTTCGCCGCGCCCCAGCACGCCTACACCAAGAAGCTGATGCGCGCGACGCCGCGGCTCGGCGTGTCGCTGCGCGATCTATTGCCGGAGGAGGAAGTGAAGCCCAACTCCGTCATGCCCGGGCTTGACCCGGCCATCCATCCGGCTTCGCAAGATGCTTCTTCGTCGATGGACCCCCGGGGCAAGCCCGGGAGTGACGAGACCAGGCAACCGCTCCTCTCCGTCGAAAAGCTCGTCAAGGAATATCCCCGCCAGGGCGCAAGCTCGGTGCTCGCAAAACTGTTCGGCCGCAAGCCGCCGGTCGAGGAGGAAGTCTTCCGCGCGGTCGACGGCATCAGCTTCCATGTCGGCCATGGCGAGAGCGTCGGCCTGGTCGGCGAATCCGGCTGCGGCAAGTCGACCACGTCGATGATGGTGATGCGGCTCTTGGACCAGACCTCCGGCCGTATCCTGTTCGATGGCGAGGACATCGGCGGCATCATGCCGCAATCCTTCGCGCGGCTGCCGCGGCGCAGCCGGATCCAGATGGTATTCCAGGATCCGACCGACAGCCTCAATCCGCGCTTCACTGCGGCGCGCGCGATCATCGACCCGATCCTGCAGCTCGGCGACATCAGGGGCCGCGACGCTCTCCGCGCCCGTTGCGAGGAGCTCGCGCGCCTGGTCGGCCTGCCGGTCAATCTCCTGGATCGCTTCCCGCACCAGCTCTCCGGTGGCCAGAAGGCTCGCGTCGGCATTGCGCGCGCGATCGCGCTGCATCCAAAACTCGTCATCCTCGACGAGCCGACCGCAGCCCTCGACGTCTCGGTGCAGGCCGTGGTGCTCAACCTGCTGCAGGACCTCAAGCAGTCGATGGGCATGAGCTACCTGTTCGTGTCGCACGATCTCAACGTGGTGCGCCTGCTATGCGACCGCGTCATCGTGATGCGCTCAGGGCGCATCGTGGAGCAGGGGACGTCCCAACAGGTCTTGGGCAATCCGCAGGATGCCTATACAAGGGAGCTGCTGACGGCGATCCCGCATCCGCCGTTGCCGACGCACTGA
- a CDS encoding ABC transporter permease gives MSTVAPTVEPAGPARTSGLAAILDQTRYVLSENKVTGFAFALLVLILFAALFGPYIVPYDPLASDTAAALKAPSSAHWFGTDQLGRDIFSRVIVATRLDTFIAIASVVLVFLMGGLAGIAAGYFGGWTDRIVGRIADTIMAFPLFVLAMGIVAALGNTVQNIIIATAIVNFPLYARVARAEANVRRNAGFVQAARLSGNGEFRILLVHILPNIMPIMIVQMSLTMGYAILNAAGLSFIGLGVRPPTAEWGIMVAEGAGFMVSGEWWIALFPGLALMIAVFCFNLLGDGLRDIVDPQRRT, from the coding sequence ATGAGCACCGTCGCGCCGACAGTCGAGCCTGCCGGTCCCGCGCGGACCTCCGGGCTTGCCGCCATCCTCGATCAGACACGCTACGTGCTGAGCGAGAACAAGGTCACCGGCTTCGCCTTCGCACTGCTGGTGCTGATCCTGTTCGCCGCGCTGTTCGGCCCCTACATCGTGCCCTACGATCCGTTGGCGTCGGACACCGCCGCTGCGCTGAAGGCGCCATCGTCGGCGCACTGGTTCGGCACCGACCAGCTCGGTCGTGACATCTTCAGCCGCGTCATCGTCGCAACCAGGCTCGACACCTTCATCGCGATCGCCTCCGTCGTGCTGGTGTTCCTGATGGGCGGGCTGGCCGGCATTGCCGCCGGCTATTTCGGCGGCTGGACCGACCGCATCGTCGGCCGCATCGCCGACACCATCATGGCCTTCCCGCTGTTTGTGCTGGCGATGGGCATCGTCGCTGCGCTCGGCAACACCGTGCAGAACATCATCATCGCCACCGCGATCGTGAATTTTCCGCTCTATGCGCGAGTCGCGCGCGCCGAGGCCAATGTCCGCCGCAACGCCGGCTTCGTGCAGGCGGCGCGGCTGTCGGGCAATGGCGAGTTTCGCATCCTGCTGGTGCATATCCTGCCGAACATCATGCCGATCATGATCGTGCAGATGTCGCTGACCATGGGCTACGCCATCCTCAACGCCGCGGGCCTCTCTTTCATCGGTCTCGGCGTCCGGCCGCCGACCGCCGAATGGGGCATCATGGTCGCCGAGGGCGCCGGCTTCATGGTGTCGGGCGAATGGTGGATCGCGCTGTTCCCGGGCCTCGCCCTGATGATCGCGGTGTTCTGCTTCAACCTGCTCGGCGACGGCCTGCGCGACATCGTCGACCCGCAGCGGAGGACGTGA
- a CDS encoding ABC transporter permease: protein MLSLIGKRLLFAIPSLIGVVIVTFLLTRALPGDPAAYFAGPAATKEAVEQIRKKLGFDKPLIEQFVHYTNDLAHGDFGTSLTTGQPVAAELRNRLPASAELTLLGLVVSIVIAIPLGVLAATRPGSWIDHLCRVTTTAGVSLPVFFTGLVLVYVFYFRLGWSPAPLGRLDVFATAPPTVTGFYLIDTLIARDPEAFRSALSQLILPAVTLAIFSLAPIARMTRASMLAVLASDFVRTARASGLSPGKVIVTYAFRNAMLPVITTLSMVFSFLLGANVLVEKVFAWPGIGSYAVEALIASDFAPVQGFVLTMAVMYVLLNLIIDILYGVIDPRVRLEG from the coding sequence ATGCTGTCCCTGATCGGCAAGCGGCTGCTGTTCGCGATCCCGTCGCTGATCGGCGTCGTGATCGTCACCTTCCTGCTCACGCGTGCACTGCCGGGCGATCCGGCGGCATATTTCGCCGGTCCCGCGGCGACGAAAGAGGCGGTCGAGCAGATCAGGAAGAAGCTCGGCTTCGACAAGCCGCTGATCGAGCAGTTTGTCCATTACACCAACGATCTCGCGCACGGTGACTTCGGGACGTCGCTGACGACGGGCCAGCCGGTCGCGGCTGAATTGCGCAATCGCCTGCCGGCCTCGGCCGAACTGACGCTGCTAGGCCTCGTCGTCTCGATCGTGATCGCGATCCCGCTCGGCGTGCTGGCGGCGACGCGGCCGGGCTCCTGGATCGATCACCTCTGTCGGGTCACGACCACGGCCGGCGTGTCGCTGCCGGTGTTCTTCACCGGGCTGGTGCTGGTCTATGTGTTCTATTTCCGGCTCGGCTGGTCGCCGGCGCCGCTCGGCCGGCTCGACGTGTTCGCCACCGCGCCGCCGACGGTCACTGGTTTCTACCTGATCGACACGCTGATCGCGCGCGATCCTGAAGCGTTTCGCTCGGCGCTCAGCCAACTGATCCTGCCCGCCGTGACGCTTGCGATCTTCTCGCTGGCGCCGATCGCGCGCATGACGCGCGCCTCGATGCTGGCGGTGCTGGCCTCCGATTTCGTCCGCACCGCGCGCGCCAGCGGCCTGTCGCCGGGCAAGGTGATCGTCACCTACGCCTTCCGCAACGCGATGCTGCCTGTGATCACCACGCTCTCCATGGTGTTCTCCTTCCTGCTCGGCGCCAACGTGCTGGTCGAGAAAGTCTTCGCCTGGCCCGGCATCGGCTCCTATGCTGTGGAGGCGCTGATCGCCTCCGACTTCGCGCCGGTGCAGGGTTTCGTGCTGACCATGGCGGTCATGTACGTGCTGCTCAATCTCATCATCGACATTCTCTATGGCGTGATCGATCCACGCGTGCGGCTGGAGGGCTAA
- a CDS encoding ABC transporter substrate-binding protein, with the protein MKRRDFLKSASGLAAGALVPTAPAIWSPAKADARSETLLIVSEGGPNNLDIHGVGTNVPGYEVSWNCYDRLISHEMKSGPGGVPYYDRDKFKGELAEDMSIGDMSVTFKLRKNAKFHDGTPVTAKDVKWSLDRAVSVGGFPTFQMSAGSLTKPEQFVVVDDNTVRVDFLKKDKLTIPDLAVIVPCVVNSELVKKNASEKDPWGLEFTKQQTAGSGAYKVTKWTAGTEVIMERNDAWVGGPLPKIKRVIWRMVPQAGNRRALLERGDADISYELPNKDFQEMKAEAKLNVVSLPFSNGIQYIGMNVTRPPFDNLKVRQAVAYALPYQKIMDAVMFGLANPMFGAPADKPTEVAWPQPHKYATDMAKAKALMAEAAPNGFETTLSFDLNFAQVNEPLCVLVQESLAQIGIKTTINKVPGANWRTELTKKEMPLFTNVFSGWLDYPEYFFYWCYHGNNSIFNTMSYKSPEMDKLIDGARAAAATGDNATYDSNVKGFVDLAFTDIPRIPLYQPFVNVAMQKNISGYQYWFHRRLDYRSLAKG; encoded by the coding sequence ATGAAGCGTCGCGATTTCCTCAAATCGGCATCCGGACTGGCGGCGGGCGCGCTCGTGCCGACGGCGCCCGCGATCTGGTCGCCGGCCAAGGCCGACGCGCGGTCCGAGACGCTGCTGATCGTCTCCGAGGGCGGCCCCAACAATCTCGATATCCACGGCGTCGGCACCAACGTGCCCGGCTACGAGGTGTCGTGGAATTGCTACGACCGGTTGATCAGCCACGAGATGAAGAGCGGCCCGGGCGGCGTGCCCTATTACGACCGTGACAAGTTCAAGGGCGAACTCGCCGAGGACATGAGCATCGGCGACATGTCGGTCACCTTCAAGCTGCGGAAGAACGCCAAATTTCACGACGGCACGCCCGTGACGGCGAAGGACGTCAAATGGTCGCTGGATCGTGCGGTGAGCGTCGGCGGCTTCCCGACTTTCCAGATGAGTGCGGGATCGCTGACCAAGCCCGAGCAGTTCGTGGTCGTGGACGACAACACGGTGCGGGTCGACTTCCTGAAGAAGGACAAGCTCACCATCCCCGACCTCGCGGTCATCGTGCCCTGCGTCGTCAATTCCGAGCTGGTGAAGAAGAACGCCAGCGAAAAGGATCCCTGGGGCCTCGAATTTACAAAACAGCAGACCGCGGGCTCCGGCGCCTACAAGGTCACGAAATGGACCGCCGGCACCGAAGTCATCATGGAGCGCAACGACGCCTGGGTCGGCGGTCCCTTGCCGAAGATCAAGCGTGTGATCTGGCGCATGGTGCCGCAGGCCGGCAACCGCCGCGCGCTGCTGGAGCGCGGCGATGCCGACATCTCCTACGAACTGCCGAACAAGGACTTCCAGGAGATGAAGGCGGAGGCCAAGCTCAACGTGGTCTCGCTGCCGTTCTCCAACGGCATCCAGTATATCGGCATGAACGTCACCAGGCCGCCGTTCGATAACCTCAAGGTGCGGCAGGCGGTGGCCTATGCGCTGCCCTATCAGAAGATCATGGACGCCGTGATGTTCGGGCTGGCGAACCCGATGTTCGGCGCGCCGGCCGACAAGCCGACCGAGGTGGCCTGGCCGCAGCCGCATAAATACGCGACCGACATGGCGAAGGCGAAGGCGTTGATGGCGGAAGCGGCGCCGAACGGCTTCGAGACCACGCTGTCATTCGATTTGAACTTCGCGCAGGTCAACGAGCCGCTCTGCGTGCTGGTGCAGGAGAGCCTCGCCCAGATCGGCATCAAGACCACGATCAACAAGGTGCCCGGCGCCAATTGGCGCACCGAGCTGACCAAGAAGGAAATGCCGCTGTTCACCAACGTGTTCTCGGGCTGGCTCGATTACCCAGAGTACTTCTTCTACTGGTGCTATCACGGCAACAATTCGATCTTCAACACCATGAGCTACAAGTCGCCGGAGATGGACAAGCTCATCGACGGCGCGCGTGCGGCCGCCGCGACCGGCGACAACGCAACCTACGATTCGAACGTGAAGGGCTTCGTCGACCTCGCCTTCACCGACATCCCCCGCATCCCGCTCTACCAGCCCTTCGTCAACGTCGCGATGCAGAAGAACATTTCGGGCTACCAATACTGGTTCCACCGCCGGCTCGACTACCGCTCGCTGGCGAAGGGGTGA
- a CDS encoding aminoglycoside phosphotransferase family protein has translation MHLPSITDYDSYRAWRGDTSRFLPIVREIAESHGLACITPHVFSTGTNLVVGLDDGLILKLFPPFLRPQFVSEHAALQQLRGQLGIPIPDLAAVGERDGWPYLIITRLEGVVGSQVWPQLAAAERERVLGEVGAVIAEVQRVPPGPLLAIEPRWDVFLRGQIAQCRARHERLGLPQKFLAGLDDLLRDAEALLPIDASRVILVGEYIPENFLLARRGDGWHVAGLFDFGDVQAGWREYDLLGPSAFMAAGQPRLVRSLFDGFGIPPSEVTFALKRRLMALMLLHRASDPLRHICIPGWPDQVDDLVELQELIWPV, from the coding sequence ATGCATCTTCCATCCATCACCGACTACGACAGCTATCGCGCCTGGCGCGGCGACACCTCGCGCTTCCTTCCGATCGTGCGCGAGATCGCCGAAAGCCACGGGCTCGCCTGCATCACGCCACATGTATTCTCGACCGGCACCAATCTCGTCGTTGGCCTCGACGACGGCCTGATCCTGAAACTCTTTCCGCCGTTTCTGCGTCCGCAATTCGTCTCCGAGCATGCCGCGCTCCAGCAGCTGCGCGGCCAGCTCGGCATTCCGATTCCCGATCTCGCAGCAGTCGGCGAGCGTGATGGCTGGCCCTATCTCATCATTACCCGGCTCGAAGGCGTCGTGGGTTCGCAGGTGTGGCCGCAGCTTGCGGCAGCCGAGCGGGAGCGCGTGCTGGGCGAGGTCGGTGCCGTGATTGCGGAAGTGCAGCGCGTGCCGCCGGGTCCGCTGCTGGCGATCGAGCCGCGCTGGGATGTCTTTCTGCGCGGGCAGATCGCGCAGTGCCGCGCCCGCCACGAACGGCTGGGGCTGCCGCAAAAATTCCTCGCCGGGCTCGACGATCTCTTGCGCGACGCTGAGGCACTGCTTCCGATCGACGCATCGCGCGTGATCCTCGTCGGCGAATACATCCCGGAAAACTTCCTGTTGGCGCGCCGCGGCGACGGTTGGCATGTCGCCGGCCTGTTCGACTTCGGCGACGTGCAGGCCGGATGGCGCGAATACGACCTGCTCGGCCCCAGCGCCTTCATGGCGGCCGGCCAGCCGCGGCTGGTGCGCAGCCTGTTCGATGGCTTCGGCATTCCACCCAGCGAGGTGACGTTTGCGCTGAAGCGGCGGCTGATGGCGCTGATGCTGCTGCATCGGGCCAGCGATCCGCTCCGCCACATCTGCATCCCGGGCTGGCCGGACCAGGTCGATGATCTCGTCGAGCTGCAGGAGCTGATCTGGCCGGTCTAG
- the ugpB gene encoding sn-glycerol-3-phosphate ABC transporter substrate-binding protein UgpB, with the protein MWWHAMSGELGKQVEKLAADFNASQSEYRIVPSYKGNYTETVTSAIFAFRSRSQPAIVQVNEIATATMMAARGAIYPVYELMRDQSEAFTPSAYLPAVAGYYADLDGNMLSFPFNASTPILYYNKDMFRSAGLDPEVAPKTWPDVGAAAKRLRSAGMMCGVTTSWPSWINVENFSAFHNLPLATKANGFGGLDAQLIFNNPIVVRHIAQLADWQSTKIFDYSGRGQAAEPRFQKGECGIFIGSSGTRADIKANSKFEVGYGMMPYDPDVQGAPQNSIIGGATLWVLRDRPRAEYAGVAKFFAYLSRPEVQASWHQNTGYLPITRAAFDLSRTQGFYDRNPGASISIEEVTLKPPTDNSKGIRLGSFVLVRDVIEEELEQVFSGKRSAQAAMDNAVERGNKLLRQFERANPDR; encoded by the coding sequence ATGTGGTGGCATGCGATGTCGGGCGAGCTCGGCAAGCAGGTCGAGAAGCTCGCCGCCGATTTCAACGCCTCGCAGTCCGAATACCGGATCGTGCCCTCGTACAAGGGCAACTATACCGAGACCGTCACCTCGGCGATCTTCGCCTTCCGCTCGCGCAGCCAGCCGGCGATCGTGCAGGTCAACGAGATCGCCACCGCGACCATGATGGCGGCGCGCGGCGCCATCTATCCGGTGTATGAATTGATGCGCGACCAGTCGGAGGCGTTCACGCCCTCGGCCTATCTGCCGGCGGTCGCCGGCTATTACGCCGATCTCGACGGCAACATGCTGTCGTTTCCGTTCAACGCCTCGACGCCGATCCTCTACTACAACAAGGACATGTTCCGCTCGGCCGGGCTCGATCCGGAGGTCGCGCCGAAGACCTGGCCCGACGTCGGCGCGGCGGCGAAGCGGCTGCGCTCGGCGGGCATGATGTGCGGGGTGACCACGTCGTGGCCGTCCTGGATCAATGTCGAGAATTTTTCCGCCTTCCACAATCTGCCGCTCGCGACCAAGGCCAACGGTTTCGGCGGGCTCGACGCACAATTGATCTTCAACAATCCGATCGTGGTGCGCCACATCGCGCAGCTCGCGGACTGGCAGTCGACCAAGATCTTCGACTACAGCGGGCGCGGGCAGGCGGCCGAGCCGCGCTTCCAGAAGGGCGAATGCGGCATCTTCATCGGCTCGTCCGGCACCCGCGCCGACATCAAGGCCAATTCGAAGTTCGAGGTCGGCTACGGCATGATGCCGTATGATCCCGACGTGCAGGGCGCGCCGCAGAACTCGATCATCGGCGGCGCCACGCTGTGGGTGCTGCGCGACCGGCCGCGCGCCGAATATGCCGGCGTGGCGAAGTTCTTCGCCTATCTGTCGCGGCCCGAGGTGCAGGCCAGCTGGCATCAGAACACCGGCTATCTGCCGATCACCCGCGCCGCGTTCGATCTTTCGCGCACGCAGGGCTTCTACGACCGCAATCCCGGCGCGTCGATTTCGATCGAGGAGGTGACGCTGAAGCCGCCGACCGACAATTCGAAGGGCATCCGGCTCGGCTCCTTCGTCCTGGTCCGCGACGTCATCGAGGAGGAGCTCGAGCAGGTGTTTTCCGGCAAGCGTTCCGCGCAAGCCGCGATGGATAACGCAGTCGAGCGCGGCAACAAGCTGTTGCGCCAGTTCGAGCGCGCCAACCCGGACCGGTGA